AACCCTCTGAGGTGATGCCAATCTGTGCACAGAAGACTCCTGCATGCCAAACCCCCGGCATCCCAGATCATCCAAAAGCCGGACTCCAGGCGTACAACCTGTCAGCCGCACCCACCTTTGACTCCTCGATCATCTGGTTGGCAATCCCTTCGACTTTCTTGACTTCCTGGGTGGACAAGGCTCCCTTGGCCGTGAAGTCGAAGCGCAGCCTGTCCGGTGCCACCAGGGAGCCCCTCTGGTCGGCCTCGCCCAGCACGGAGCGCAGGGCGAAGTTGAGGATGTGGGTGGCTGTGTGGTTGCTCATGACCGGCCTCCGCCTGGCCTGAGGGAGGAAGCCTCTGTTAGATGGGGCCCTGCACTGCAGAGCCACGATGGCCTCCAGCAGGTGAAGGGGAGGCTGCTGCCCTCCAACAGAACCCTAAACTAGCTCAGGAGACCAGAAATAACCGACCACTTCAGCTAAGGGAGCAGGGTGTTCCCCACCAAATTTGTGCATGGTTTCCTGTGTGGAGGGAGGACAAGGACAGACCAGCTCACAGATACTGATCTGCTCCTTAACAGGGAAAAGCACTGTGAGATGGAagccttccctcttcctccaaaGATGATGCCTCTATAGAGAAGGGAAACACATTTTGCAGACTAGGCTCAACCCAGGACTCACTCAGCAGGCTGAGCCCACAGGAGCCACGTCTGGAGCGGGGCAGGCAGTCCAGgctccctcctgctgtccccatgCAGTGGGGTACCCTACAAGTTCTACCTTCCAGTCATGACCCAAAACATGTTTCTGCTGCTGATCAGGAAACCCAGCAAGTGTGGCTCTGAGCCAGCTGGGCATTATCTGCCTCCTGGTAGGAGAAAGCCAGATGCCAAGCAGGAGAGGCCTGGAGTCAGCCAGGCATTGCTTGATCgtgtgctgcagggagggcaggccTCAAACATCAGGCCCACAGAGTGGTACAGATGAAAAGGAAGGAGacaaaatccagggaaaagAGATGAGCCCATGTGTTACACCGTGTCTTAACTCACCTCATCAATAGACAGGTGGACCTGATCTCCCACTTTCAAGCTCCCATACAGAGTTCCTATGTGGAGCACGTAGCCTCCTCGGACCTGAACATTCTTCACAgtgaattctgttttctgtataaaGAGGGAAACGCCCCATGTGAGCAGAGCAAGAGGCCAAGGGGAGACAAACCATCTATCCAGAGGTCTGAGCTGCAACTGGAAAGGTCCCAGCTGAGAGTGAGAGAGGGTGTGTGCTGGAGAAAGACAAGGgtccccaggcacagcacacagcaaagcagagaagtgAATGAAGGTGGGGCACAGCTGAGGGACACAAAGAGCTCCCCACCTCAGCTCCCCATCATGGCTTGAGAGCACTGCCCTTGGGCAatcccagcaccaccaccacaggCAACAGCAGCAGAGTCTCCACTTACCCGAGAAGCAAAGGGAACAAAACTCCAGCACATCCGTGCCGTGCTGCACCCCCTGAAAGGAAACCCGTGCAATGCCTGACACCTGACGTGGATGGGAAATTGCTGGAGCTTGCTTGgccccttctccccctctgcccAGGCCCCGGGGTCAGACTGAATCTTGCAAAAGGCTCTCAGGCCCACTCACATCCTCCCTGCTGTCGTCATCCTTGACCATGTAGCCCTGGTCATAGATCTGCCCACCCTGCTCGGCGTAGAAGCAGGTCCGGTCCAGCACTATCCCACACTCCTGGCCAGTGGATGCCTCCTCCACAAACTTCTTCTCCCTGCGGATGGCTTTCACTGTGGCCACGAGGCTCCCGAAATCTGTCACCAGGATGACAGGCAGTGTCAGTAAAATAGGAAAACCTTGTAGACACCACATGAGAGTGGAACTTCATAGCAACATCTCCCAGCTATTGCAGGAGATCATGGCAGCTACCACATTTGCAGAGGGTAAGGAAAAAGGAGTAAGGCAGCAGTTAGCTGGGAATTCCATCCAGTGCCCTCCAAGGCAGGGCCTGTCACTGCCTTCCATGCCTATGCAGTAAAAGTCAGCAGCACACATGGCTGTGAGCGTGCAGCCTCATTAATCTCCACCAAATCAAAGAATTAGCAGGAAGAGCCACAGCAAACGAGCCAAGAGCCCTCTAACAGGCCAAGCAGAAACTGCAGTCCCCTGCAGCAgtggcaaagcagcagctgagaaacACCAACATAGGAGTGTGGAGACACAAAGCTGCAGGGAACAGGAATCCCCTTAACTCGGCAAAAACAGGCCTGACAGtctgtccttccctttccctgcttcGTAACAAGCAGGCCTGCACACCTTTCCACTCCCACCTCCACGTCCCAGGACAGGTGAGCCCAGAGGGGATCTCTCTGAGGTAcatgccagggaaggtttagcAGCAGATGATGATTCTGAGAAGGTTTTTCATACCATAGGTGCCGCTGGGATCTGAAGCATAGCTGTATTTTGGCGAGTCATCGGTCACCTCCAGCCCTCGGGCCCTTAGCTCTTCAATGGCATAGATGTCCAGCATGAGGAGGtcctcccctccagctcccttgcCCTGGGATTTGAGCTGCCAATGACAAGCACTAATGTTTGAGAAAAGCCACCTCAGCTTCAGCCAACACACGCCAGCCTAGCTGCACATCTCACTCACATCCCTCAACTCACATCTGTGGTtcagagctctgccctgggaagctgtgtgccagcagctggagtgCTCCTGTCTTTTCTGGCTTCATAACATAGTTCCAGCATGCAGACCAAGTGGGCCTGAGCCCAGCAAGGGCAAGGCAAGTACCCAGCTGGTCAGTGTCACTCCCCgctgctgcagcaaaggtgCTGTGAGAGGCACTCAGGCTGCAGACCTGGACACTGCTCCTCAGACAGGGAGTAACTTCCAGCAGTTAAGTGCTCTGAGCACTCCACTATCTCCGTCTGAAGGCTGAGTTCAAGACCCCACGCTCTGCTAGTGAGAAAAACCAACTCCAGCTGCACAGAAAAGACATGTTCCACAACAACTGTTGTCACGGTATTTcccaggggacactggggcaCAAGGAGTGTGAGCAGACTCAGTAAGAAAGGAGCAACTCGTGACTGCAAACTGCATGGAAGGGAAACCTTCCTGTCCACTCACAGCCCAGCTTCCTCTGGAGCTGTTACCTACCTgtgcatttttcctctcttcctcaaAGCCCTCCATGTCCACAACAAGGCCCTTCTCCTCTGCAATCAGCCCGGTGAGATCCGCAGGAAAACCGTAGGTGTCATAGAGCAGCCAGGCAGTGTCACCTGCAGAGAGAGGGCAGAGCAGTCGGCTCTCGTGTTCCACAACAcactgctcccttccctgctctcccactggCTCTGTCCCACCCAACTGGCTCTGCATTACAGCACGACAGCAAACAGATCTGGAGAACGTGAACATCCGAAAGGCTCCTCCCTGACAGCACAGGGATCTGGGCAGCTTTGAAATCTGAGCAAGTGAACACAGGCCAGAGGAGAGATGGGTGGCTCAGCTCTGAGAGATGTCTTTTGACTCCAACTCTGTCCCACACCTTCCACCACCTCTAAGTTCCCAACCCAGTGGAGCCCTGGTGTGATCCCAAAAAATGAATGCCTTTTGCTGCATCCAGACAGAAGTCACAGCCTTACCAGGGATGATTTTACTGTCCCCCAGGCTCTGGATCTTCCTGTCCAGGATGCGACGCCCTCTGCTCAGTGTTTTCAGGAACTGATCCTCTTCTTCATTGATAATGTCCTTCACCATATCTGGGTCTTTCTTCAGCTCAGGAAAGGCATCTCCCTGCAGACCCAAGAGGATGAGCCCTTCAGCATGGGGATCCACACACCCCAGCAGAGGAAGTCTTCCGCAGATACAGTGGAGCAGGAGAAGAACTTACCAGTGACTGTACCACCACATCAACCAGAGTAGCAAAGAAACCCTTGGGGGCATTGAGCTTCTCATGGGAGTAGCGCACGGCCCGTCGGAGAATCCGCCTCAGCACATACCTAGGGAACAGCAGAGCCCCCCATGCAACTGTTACACCTCTGAGTTGTTCTCAGGGGCTCCTCCAGCATCCACCTACTGGCACCCTCTCCCAGGACCAAGAGCACAGGGTTcttctcccacagcagcagcaaggcacAGGTGAGGTGCCAGGCCCCAGCTCTCTGACCCAGACCCACTGTGTGCTTGCTGTGAGTCCAGTGGCACCCGCAGCACAGTCCCCCAGCCCAAACTTCCTTGCTTTTTAACAGCAACACTGCACCAAGCAGGGTTTTGTGCCTGTCTGCCCACAGTGATCCTTtccaggggctggcacagcagcactgtgctcAAGAACCCACAGACCTTTGTGTTGTGGCCTTTTGGGCAGACCTTACTAGAGGGATTTAAGTGTCAAATATCCTGAGCAAACACTCTGCTATCCACTGCTTTAATGCCAAAGACACAGGAGATCCCAGAGCCCTCAGGGAAGCTGTGCTGAACAGAAAGGGagtggcagcactgcagcagctccttcttACCCTCTGCCAGTGTTGTCAGGCCTGCCCCCGTCCGAGAGGGCCAGGGTGATGGTCCGTGCATGGTCGGCCAGCACGCGGTAGGCCATGTCTATTCCATCGGCATCCTCGGCCCCCACCTGCCCCTGGTACGGCCTGGCACCTGTGCCctgagcagagaggggaaggcAGTGGGCAAAGGGGGATGATTACAGACAGTGGGGACCAGCACCATGGCAGAATAACAGGGAAGGCCCCCAGAAGCCAAGCCCACCCCATCGCTGGCAGCCACAGAAGGAGGAACACTCCTCTGGAAAGAAGTGTCTCAGTGAAGCCAGGGAAGGTGGGAAGATGTGGGCTCTGAATGGCATTACATGAATTTCCATGGCCAAAGGCTCTCCAgaccagaaagaagaaaagtcaaTATCTCCCTACATTAAGACccaagagagagggaaaaggatagAGTAGAGGGAAATCATCTGTTTTGCAGTTGGCCCAAGTACTGCAGCCTGGCATAACCTGCCCAGCCAAGAAACCTTTCAAATTCTGTCACACAGGAGATGGACCCAGCTTCCCTcttttggggtgtttttatCCACATCCAAGGGAAAGATACTGCTGTAACAGCACAGGTAAGGTGGTCCCCACGCCAGACAGTGCAGCAACAGCACACTGGTTCTGTAAGTGGCTGTCCCAGTTCATGGCAAAGGCCTCCTGTCTCAGGGAATTTTCTACAGATCAGCGTGTTCCAGGTGGGAGACTGAAGGACAAACCGATTCTGGGTTAGCAGCACCACGTGCTCTCTACCACATGGCAAAAGGGACTGCAGAGCATATCCCACCAGGAGAGGACCAAGGACTGTGCCATCAGGACAGTTCAACTGGGAAAGCTGCACCACTCATCATCCTATGTTTTCCCCTAGGGATATGTCCAAGGACAGCAATTACTGTGCAAGCCTGCATTCCTACcctcagcaaagcacaaacctgtggggctcagagcagctgggaaagcagagacCACCCTCTCTGACCAGCCCCAAGCATCTCCCCAGGGATTCAGGGAATGGATACAGCTGGATCAGACCCCAGTTCCTACCTTTTGGATGGCTTCAAagtaaggaaggaaaaggtCAGTGTCATAGTTGGACATCTTGTTCTGCAGGACAGACACCAGCCTCTCCAGACCCATCCCAGTATCAATACTTTTCTTAGGAAGGGGTTTCAGTGTCCCATCAGCTTCCCTGCCAAAGAAAGACGAGCTGTTATGGatgggggctctgcagggggaaCCCAATCTCTCTCCTCATCTCCATGAAATTTGGTTCCATCAGCTTTATGACACAGGCCCATACACAAGCCATACAAAGGACAACTGtgataaaatataattaacaaGACCATCTGTGACAACTCAGACCCAGAGCAGGATGGCACTTATTCCCTACTGAATTCCTGGCAGATAAATGGGAGAAAATACTTCCAGTTTGTccccaaaagcagcatgacTGATCCCTTCTGTACAGGAGGGCCAGGGGACAGAGCATCACAACGTGCTCAGCTCCTGGACCACGGGGAATGGTGAGCAAGCCAGGGGCAGTTAGAAGAGCACGCAGCCCAAGCAGCCTTCCCACATGGagctggagcaacctggctCACCTGGAAGCCGCTCTGGCTCACCTGTTGAACTGTATGAACACCAGGTTCCAGATCTCCAGGACGTTGGGGTCATCCTGATTGACCAGGTGTGAAGCATCTCTGTCCCGGATCCGGTCGTAGTGGATCTCACTGCAAGGGCCACAGGGGCCTGTGTCTCCCATTTCCCAGAAGTTATCCTTCATATTGCCAGGCAGAATCCTGCCCTCAGCCAGCCTGCAACAAGAAACTTACTGAACAACAGAGACTAACGGCAAGGCAAGAATTCCCCAAACTAAGGGCTAGACCAGAGAAACCTCAGCTCACTAATTCCCTGGATGAGACGATGAATTCTTAGAGCCTGAGCCTCAGGATCCCTGCTGAGGGGGATCAAGTGAACACTGgcacctgtcccagctggaggcagaggctTACACAACACCTCAGCGAGGCTGCCAGCAaggagatggggatgggatggagcACGTCacctatgaggaaaggctgagagaactgggattgttcagcctgaaaagaaggctctgggaTCACCTTGTTGGAACCTTTCAGTACTAAAGGGGAACATAAGAAATCTGGAGAGGAACTCCAGCTTTAGAAGGGCATGTAATGAAGGAAAagggctttaaactgagagaggacACGTTTAGATTACACATTGGtaagaaattgttccctgtgagggtggtgaggccctggcacaggttgcccagagaagctgtggctgccccattcctgaagtgtccaaggccaggttggatggggcttggagcaagttgggatagtggaaagtgttcctgcccatggcagggttggaacaggatgagctgtaaggtcccttccaaacctaaccattccatggttctagGATTCCATGATCTTCTCAAatgctgtcagcagcagcacactggGCAGGACAGCCCATCCATCTGACCCAGTGGGGCACCTGTTAAGCTTTCACAAGAGATTTTGAAACCAGAGCTCCCAATATCTTCTATCTAATACCAGTACTTCCATTTAGTTTCAAAGCTCCACCACCCTGCAAACATTATTTGTGACACCTCAATTTTGCTAAAACATCCTGCCACATGTGTTATGTTCTGCCACATAACACATGCcatcatagagtcatagaaacatttaggttggaaaagacctttcagatcatcaagtccaactgttactccagcactgccaagcccaccactaaacaATGTCCCAAGTGCCACAGCTACACAGCTTTTGagtccctccagggatggtgactccaccacttccccaggcagcctcttcttttctgtctctgtgaagaatttttcctcatatccaagCCAAACAAATTACTACTGCTCATCAAAACATGCACCTTCCTCAGTGAAAGGCCTTACCCCAAATCCAACCAGATCTGCTTGCACTCCAGGtctggctgcagccctgcagcctcatTTCCACCAAAGTAAGTGACATAGAGTCTTTCAGCAGGAATGCCAAACTCCTTGGTGAGAAGTTCCAGTGCCAGTTTACAAGCGAGttcctgcagaaggaaagatGAGGTCAGCAAGTGAGTGCAAAGACAGCTTCTCTTCAACATCCAAAGTACTGGCCACTGCAGGTACCAGCAGGTAAACTGCCAAAAACTTTCCAACCTTTGACATAAGAGGCAAATTACTATATGCAGTGAACAGAGCACAAGAAACATCTCAAATGACTTTCCTGATGCAGCCAAGTTAACTCCTAAGCATGTTCACTGCCTCCAAAAAGCCTTTTAattctgctgttgttttgtaTTCCTAACATCCTCCTTCTGACTTTGAGCACTACACTATCAAGAAGCTTGGGAAAGGACATCATCATTGTATGATCACTCCTGTTTGAAGGTCCACCATAGCTGCACAGAACATGCAattccccacagctccaggacaACCCCTAAAACCTCTGCCTGAAGACTCCAAACTAGCAGAGTTAATTTAATCAGCTTTGTAAACCTTAAGTAATTAACCTCAAATCATTCTGCAGGGTCGGGGCAGCTTCCAACCTCATTTATCCCAAAGGAGCCACATGCCCCTCTGTGCCAACATATTCTCTTTCCTCTTGGCAACTGCTCTGCTGAGTTCACAGAGATAAATTTGTGCCAGGGATTCAGAGCTGCACCCAGCCTGCTTTACCTTGAAGTAATCCCCAAAGGACCAGGACCCCAGCATCTCAAAGAAGGTGTGGTGGTACACATCTTTCCCCACGTCGTCCAGGTCGTTGTGTTTGCCCCCTGCTCGGATGCACTTCTGAGTGTTGGTGGCTCTGCTCAGTTTAGCGAGTGGGTGTGAGGGGTCGATAGTGTTGAGGAAGATGGGTTTGAActgagaggagagaaaaaagggcaACTCAGACCAGCACTCAGAGCCTGTTTCCAAATGTTGCAAGCAACAGCAAGGCAGTGTGTGTCATCTGTGTGACAATATCACTGGCCTGGACGCACCCAAGGTACCTTTCAGAAACaaacctgctgctcctgcctgtggcaaggctgcagcactgcctaGAACTcagcactcacacacacacgtgtTTCTGGAGCCCACCAAACCCTGGGACTTCCAAAGGGATTAGAAGCTGTCAGATTCTCAgctgtcaaaaaataaaaaatgagtgctgatctgcagcacagcccttgcAGCAGGTCAGTCCCAACTGCTCTTTAAAGATGCCATTAGTCATTTGTGCCAGGACTGGCTGTGGTACAAAGGGTCAAGGAAGGGAGACTGGCAGAGCTCCCATCACAGGGACCTCTCTTCCAGTGCTCTTGTCAATTCTGTGAGGGCACAgagggctccagcagcacacaccAACCACCCCATTGTGACCAGATGGAAGACGGAGAAAACAATGATTTTCCACACAAAAAATTCTGCAAACAGCCTCAAGGGTTTCAACAGGATATGTTCGTAAGGACCGCAGTGCCAGGGTGGGAAACCTACCTGATTCATACCAGCATTGGCAAAGAGCAGCGTGGGGTCGTCCAGGGGGATGGTGGAAGATGAGTGCACGTAGGTGTGCTTGTTTTCCTTGAAGAAGTCGATGAAGCGCTGCCGGATCTGGCTGGCAGTGAGCGTGGCCTCCATCCTGAGGCTGCGAGTCACCGCTGGCCAAAGCAAGCGGCGGGGAAGCGGCAAGGCCTCGGTGCAGTCtgaagaaacaacaacaaacaaggCTCTGACGTGTTGTTAGCTCAAGCTGAACATGAGGATCATTGTCTCCATCTCCTGAAAGGGTCCCCCCCACATTAAGTACTCACCGGCTCCTCAGTTCAACCATCGGTCTGCCCCAAAGAGCGCTGGCCCAACCCCAAACTTCCTCTCCCCCAACCTCCCTGATTTCGAGGCTCTACATCAAGTTACCTGTTCTTTGAAAACACGGGGGTTTAAAATTGCAAATTCACATGGATACTGAACTTAATATGTTGCATTTGTGTTGCTCGGGACATGGATGGAGGGGGGAACTGTCAAGCCGACAAAGCACTCAAGGTGAATAAACGCAAGAGTGGGGAGACTCCACTGCGGCCTTCCAATATCtgaagggggcttataaaagagagggagagcaactttttacatgggcagatagtgataggacaagggagaacaGTTTTAAACCAAATAAGgagagatttaggttagatCTTCTtggtgagggtggggaggccctggcacaggttgcccagagaagctgtagctgccccatccctggaagtgttcaaggccaggctggatggggcttggagcaacctggtctagtggaaggtatctctgcccatggtgggggggtGGAACttgatgagctttaaggtctgttccaacccaaaccattctgtgattctataattaaACCACAGAAGAGCCAAGTTCAGAAATGACCCCTAAATATCATTTTGTCCGCACTCCCTGCTCGAAGCAGAGACAGCTCCAGGGATGCCTGGAAGACTTCCCTGGGAGGGCCCACATGCCCTCAGGCACCCCAGAGGCAGTGACAGCCTGCAGGGCAGCACCGCCCGAGTGTCCCACGGGTGCACAGAGCTGTCCCTGTCAGCGGAGCGCAATGCAGATACACGAGGGGGGGCGAGCTCCCAGCAGCGTGCTGCGTCGCCGAGGGACGGGAATCCCCCATGGGAGCAGGGCCTGGGAGCAGTTCATTGAATCACGGAATCAATGAGCCTGGAAAACTCCTttgggatcatcgagtccaacctcgATGTTGGAGGAGGGAATGACCCGAGGAGGGAAGGACCGCGCATAGGGCCGACCAGAGGCCCTGCCCGGACACCGCCCGCTCTCCAGTGCCCGAGGAGGGGCGGGGGAAGCGCTGGGCCCGCCATCCCCCCCGCAGGCCCGGCTGGGGCGCGACCAGCGGCACCGCCACCGCCACCGCCACCGCCAccgccaccaccaccaccaccccccttCCCCATtaccctccctcctgcccttctcccctGGGCCCGGGGTCCCGGGCGGGCCGTGGCGGCCAAACCCGGAGCGCAgaccccccgtgtccccccggcCGTACCtgcgcggccgccgccgcccctcgCCCCTCACCGCCGGCCGCCGCAGCGCGCGCCACGCCCCGCCCCTCCGCCGCCGGAACGGTTCCCATTGGCTGCCGGTGCTGTCGCTCCGCGCAAACCCCGCCCCCCACCGCCGGGGCGGGCCCGCCGCCGGCTGATGCAATGGCGGGAACGCGGCGGCCACGTGACGCGGCCGGGCTGAGGCCGCTGTGGGCGCCGCCATTTTAGGGGTGCCCGCCCTGTGGGCGCAGTGGGGTCACCCTCAAAAATCGGGTTTGTTTTCCCCCGTGTGCAACGAGCTAGTAATGACAcacgagagagagagagagagaaagactgagacacgagagagagagagagagagacagacagacagacactgaTTCCTGATTTCAGAGCTACCCGAGCCTGGGTGCTCGGTGGTGTTCCACAAGCGCAGCACGCCCCACTGGACTTTCCGCGCTGGTGTTTACACGCAAATTCCGAGTTAGTGACTTTGCAAGTGTTACAGTAACTTTTCAGTCCGCTCTGTTAAGATTGATTAGTAATTCCCATACAAATCACACAACCCCAGATAAATTCTGCGCATGCTCAGGGCAAGGGTCTTCACCTGGGCACGGTCCTTTTGACCTGTAAGTGTGATTTTTAGTATTATGATGAAGACAGTTCAGGTCTAGGACACATGGACCTTGAGTATTTTGCCAAGTTAGCAATGTCATCCCTAAAGCTTATTAGTTCCAGAATGTCCTTGAGTAAGGGatgctggctgctgcctgttCCACTGATTAGCCCTCCTTTCTTGCTGATTAGGCTTGAAAGTATACAAAAATCTAACATCAAAGAACATCCTGACTTTAGATAATCTAGAGACACATTCCACATTTTGCAACAATGACGGTGCGGTGCCGGATCAAGAACTTTGGCCACCCAACACAGCCCCACTCCCTGCCTGAAGCCTTGGCTGTTCCCATGGAGAGATCATCTCTTCCCCAGTGGATCCTTTCTGCTCCTGGGCTGTGATTCCCAAGCCATCAGCatgcctgtgctgctgtcctTGGCCACCATCTGTCAGCCCTTTCCAAAGGTCGCTTGGTGCTTGCCTCCCCTCCTCAGCGCTGGCCTGCAGCCATTCCCACCATTCCTGGTCCTGCAGCCCTTACTTCGCTTGTTTCTGTTGTCTCCTTCCTGAGGagcctgaaaggaaaagaggaaactCCAGTCTTATTGGTTCCTAATGGGAACTCTGCTCTGGATGCTGCTGGCAGAtagcagcaggagcaggcaaGTCTGTGCAGTGCAATTGCTTGCACAGGTGATTACACCCTCAAGAACGTCTGCTACAGCAGATCCGACTCCAACACCACCCAAATCCACACCCAGCACACTTACTTCTCCTGGGGGCCATAGTCTGGCCACTACGATGGAAAGAAACATCATTGCTTTCTCCCCTCCATGCTCTGTGTCACCTGAAACCTCATCTTCCAAACCCGGGGCCCCTTCACTACCTTCCATGTATTTCTTTGGTGATCACCAAATGCGGAAGCACTCAATACCCAGGCAATAGGCAGTTCTgtcccctctgccaggctgagcaACAGATATGTCCCACTGGGCACATCCAGATGGGATGGACCCATCCCCA
The Chiroxiphia lanceolata isolate bChiLan1 chromosome 13, bChiLan1.pri, whole genome shotgun sequence DNA segment above includes these coding regions:
- the AARS1 gene encoding alanine--tRNA ligase, cytoplasmic; its protein translation is MEATLTASQIRQRFIDFFKENKHTYVHSSSTIPLDDPTLLFANAGMNQFKPIFLNTIDPSHPLAKLSRATNTQKCIRAGGKHNDLDDVGKDVYHHTFFEMLGSWSFGDYFKELACKLALELLTKEFGIPAERLYVTYFGGNEAAGLQPDLECKQIWLDLGLAEGRILPGNMKDNFWEMGDTGPCGPCSEIHYDRIRDRDASHLVNQDDPNVLEIWNLVFIQFNREADGTLKPLPKKSIDTGMGLERLVSVLQNKMSNYDTDLFLPYFEAIQKGTGARPYQGQVGAEDADGIDMAYRVLADHARTITLALSDGGRPDNTGRGYVLRRILRRAVRYSHEKLNAPKGFFATLVDVVVQSLGDAFPELKKDPDMVKDIINEEEDQFLKTLSRGRRILDRKIQSLGDSKIIPGDTAWLLYDTYGFPADLTGLIAEEKGLVVDMEGFEEERKNAQLKSQGKGAGGEDLLMLDIYAIEELRARGLEVTDDSPKYSYASDPSGTYDFGSLVATVKAIRREKKFVEEASTGQECGIVLDRTCFYAEQGGQIYDQGYMVKDDDSREDKTEFTVKNVQVRGGYVLHIGTLYGSLKVGDQVHLSIDEARRRPVMSNHTATHILNFALRSVLGEADQRGSLVAPDRLRFDFTAKGALSTQEVKKVEGIANQMIEESKTVYAKDCPLAAAKAIQGLRAVFDETYPDPVRVVSIGIPVEELLADPSGPGGSITSIEFCGGTHLQNSSHAGPFVIVSEEAIAKGIRRIVAVTGAEARKALRKVDSLRKLLSALEAKVKVQTAPNKDVQKEIADLGETLATAVIPQWQKDELREAVKALKKVMDDLDRASKADIQKRVLEKTKQVIESHPNQPWVIMEMENGASAKALNESLKLFKTNSPQTAAMLFAVDNEAGRITCLCQVPQETANKGLKASQWVQEVSGLMDGKGGGKDISAQATGKNVGCLQEALKLATDFARLRLGELKN